Proteins encoded by one window of Mechercharimyces sp. CAU 1602:
- a CDS encoding 50S ribosomal protein L7ae-like protein: MSYDKVKQAKSCLIGTKQTKKAIEQGKALEVIVARDAEPHITQGIVQMCEDHKVQLQFVDSMKKLGKACGIEVGAATVAILSISDSV, from the coding sequence ATGTCTTATGATAAAGTGAAACAAGCAAAGAGTTGTTTGATTGGAACCAAGCAGACGAAGAAAGCCATCGAACAAGGGAAAGCACTAGAGGTGATCGTAGCCCGGGATGCGGAACCTCATATAACGCAAGGTATCGTTCAGATGTGCGAAGATCATAAGGTTCAACTACAATTCGTAGATTCGATGAAAAAGTTAGGGAAAGCATGTGGAATCGAGGTGGGGGCGGCGACGGTTGCCATCCTTTCGATATCAGATAGCGTGTAA
- the rpsL gene encoding 30S ribosomal protein S12, which translates to MPTINQLVRKGRKSKTSKSDAPALQYGYNSFRKEFTNQSSPQKRGVCTRVGTMTPKKPNSALRKYARVRLSNGIEVTAYIPGIGHNLQEHSVVLVRGGRVKDLPGVRYHIVRGALDTSGVKDRMQARSKYGAKRPKK; encoded by the coding sequence ATGCCTACAATTAACCAGTTGGTACGTAAAGGTCGTAAAAGCAAAACGAGTAAATCGGACGCACCTGCTTTGCAGTATGGCTATAACAGCTTCCGCAAAGAGTTTACCAATCAAAGTTCGCCACAAAAACGGGGGGTCTGCACCCGTGTAGGGACGATGACGCCGAAGAAGCCTAACTCCGCGTTGCGGAAATACGCTCGTGTGCGCTTGAGCAATGGGATCGAAGTGACTGCCTACATTCCAGGGATTGGTCACAACCTGCAAGAGCACTCCGTGGTATTGGTACGTGGCGGTCGTGTAAAAGACTTGCCTGGTGTACGCTATCACATCGTTCGTGGTGCATTGGATACATCCGGTGTGAAGGATCGTATGCAAGCTCGCTCCAAGTATGGTGCGAAACGCCCTAAAAAATAA
- the rpsG gene encoding 30S ribosomal protein S7, whose protein sequence is MPRKGPVDRREVLPDPMYNSKLVTRLINRLMLDGRKGKAQRILYDAFDLIRARSGKDPMEVFEQALKNIMPVLEVKARRVGGANYQVPVEVKPERRTSLGLRWLVSYARLRGEKTMQERLAGEILDAANSAGSAVKKKEDVHRMAEANRAFAHYRW, encoded by the coding sequence ATGCCTCGTAAAGGTCCAGTAGATCGCCGGGAAGTATTGCCAGATCCGATGTATAACAGCAAGTTGGTTACCCGTTTGATCAACCGTCTGATGTTGGATGGGAGAAAAGGTAAGGCCCAGCGGATTTTATATGATGCATTTGATTTGATTCGTGCTCGTTCTGGGAAAGATCCTATGGAAGTATTTGAACAAGCATTGAAAAACATTATGCCAGTCTTGGAAGTAAAAGCACGCCGTGTAGGTGGTGCAAACTACCAAGTACCAGTAGAAGTAAAGCCGGAGCGTCGTACCAGTTTGGGACTGCGTTGGTTGGTAAGCTATGCACGTCTTCGTGGTGAAAAAACCATGCAAGAACGTCTAGCTGGAGAAATCCTAGATGCTGCCAACAGCGCGGGTTCAGCTGTGAAGAAAAAAGAAGACGTTCACCGTATGGCAGAAGCAAACCGAGCATTTGCACATTATCGTTGGTAG
- the fusA gene encoding elongation factor G, translating to MAREFSLKDTRNIGIMAHIDAGKTTTTERVLFYTGRVHKIGEVHEGAATMDWMEQEQERGITITSAATTAQWKDHRVNIIDTPGHVDFTVEVERSLRVLDGAVGVFCAKGGVEPQSETVWRQADKYEVPRIAYVNKMDIIGADFLGAVSQMKEQLGANAVPIQLPIGKEDEFEGIIDLIENCAYFYEDDLGTRAEKREIPAEYQELAEEYRTILIEAVAELQEELMEKYLEGEELTVEEMKSALRKGVCNVEIIPVLCGSSYKNKGVQLLLDAVVEYMPSPLDVRAIQGELPDGTEEKRESDDNQPFAALAFKIMTDPYVGKLTFFRVYSGTLDSGSYVLNSTKDKRERVGRILQMHANSREEIKTVYAGDIAAAVGLKDTGTGDTLCEEKSPIILESMIFPDPVIEIAIEPKTKSDQDKMSMALAKLAEEDPTFKTMTNEETGQTIIKGMGELHLDIIVDRLRREFKVDANVGKPQVAYRETFRSAAKVEGKFVRQSGGRGQYGHVWVEFEPNTDEGGGFEFVNKIVGGVVPREYIPAVQNGIEESMQNGVLAGYPLVDIRARLVDGSYHDVDSSEMAFKIAGSMALKAAKSKCNPVLLEPVMKVEVTVPEEFMGDIMGDVNSRRGRVEGMTTRAGAQVINAMVPLAEMFGYATTLRSRTQGRGNYSMQFDHYEEVPKSIAEEIIANGS from the coding sequence ATGGCACGTGAGTTCTCCTTGAAAGATACACGCAATATCGGGATCATGGCGCACATCGACGCAGGAAAGACAACAACGACTGAGCGTGTGTTGTTCTATACTGGTCGCGTTCACAAAATTGGTGAGGTACATGAAGGTGCCGCAACGATGGACTGGATGGAGCAAGAACAAGAGCGGGGGATCACCATTACATCCGCCGCTACCACGGCTCAGTGGAAAGACCACCGGGTTAACATCATTGATACCCCAGGTCACGTTGACTTTACTGTTGAGGTGGAGCGTTCCCTTCGTGTATTGGATGGAGCGGTTGGGGTTTTCTGCGCTAAAGGTGGCGTAGAACCTCAGTCTGAAACTGTATGGCGTCAAGCTGACAAGTACGAAGTCCCACGTATCGCTTATGTAAATAAGATGGATATTATCGGTGCGGATTTCTTGGGTGCAGTGAGTCAGATGAAAGAGCAATTGGGTGCAAATGCAGTACCAATTCAATTGCCGATCGGTAAAGAAGATGAGTTTGAAGGTATTATTGATCTCATCGAAAACTGTGCTTATTTTTATGAAGATGATTTGGGAACCCGCGCTGAGAAGCGTGAAATTCCTGCAGAATATCAAGAACTAGCTGAAGAGTATCGTACCATCCTCATCGAAGCAGTGGCTGAATTGCAAGAAGAGTTGATGGAGAAATACTTAGAAGGCGAAGAGTTAACAGTAGAAGAAATGAAATCGGCTTTACGTAAGGGCGTATGTAACGTTGAAATCATTCCTGTACTCTGTGGTTCTTCTTATAAAAACAAGGGTGTACAGCTCCTATTGGATGCGGTTGTAGAATATATGCCGTCTCCGCTCGATGTTCGGGCAATCCAAGGGGAACTGCCAGATGGTACGGAAGAAAAACGGGAATCGGATGATAACCAACCGTTTGCTGCTTTGGCTTTCAAAATCATGACTGACCCTTATGTTGGGAAATTAACCTTCTTCCGTGTGTACTCAGGTACCTTGGATTCCGGTTCGTACGTATTAAACTCCACCAAAGATAAGCGTGAGCGTGTGGGTCGTATCCTACAGATGCACGCTAATTCGCGGGAGGAGATCAAAACCGTATACGCTGGGGATATCGCTGCCGCAGTAGGGTTGAAAGATACTGGAACTGGAGACACCTTGTGCGAAGAGAAAAGCCCAATTATCTTGGAGTCGATGATCTTCCCAGATCCGGTTATTGAAATCGCGATCGAGCCGAAGACAAAGAGTGACCAAGATAAAATGTCGATGGCGCTCGCTAAGTTGGCAGAAGAAGATCCAACCTTCAAAACGATGACGAACGAAGAGACCGGACAGACGATCATTAAAGGGATGGGTGAACTCCACCTTGATATCATTGTTGACCGGTTGAGACGTGAGTTTAAAGTTGATGCCAACGTTGGTAAACCTCAGGTTGCGTACAGAGAAACTTTCCGCTCCGCAGCTAAAGTGGAAGGAAAATTTGTTCGTCAGTCTGGTGGACGTGGACAATATGGTCACGTTTGGGTAGAATTTGAACCGAATACCGACGAAGGCGGCGGTTTTGAATTTGTCAACAAAATCGTGGGTGGTGTTGTTCCACGCGAATACATCCCAGCAGTACAAAATGGGATCGAAGAATCCATGCAAAACGGTGTTCTTGCCGGTTATCCATTGGTTGATATCCGTGCGAGATTGGTTGATGGTTCTTACCATGATGTTGACTCCTCGGAGATGGCGTTTAAGATTGCCGGTTCGATGGCGCTTAAAGCAGCTAAATCCAAGTGTAACCCGGTTCTTTTAGAGCCTGTGATGAAAGTTGAAGTTACAGTTCCAGAAGAATTCATGGGTGACATCATGGGTGATGTAAACTCCCGTCGTGGACGTGTTGAGGGAATGACCACTCGTGCTGGTGCACAAGTGATCAATGCGATGGTTCCGCTGGCTGAAATGTTCGGTTATGCGACCACTCTACGCTCACGTACGCAAGGACGTGGAAACTACTCCATGCAGTTTGATCACTATGAAGAAGTACCGAAGAGTATTGCTGAAGAGATCATTGCCAACGGCTCTTGA
- the tuf gene encoding elongation factor Tu, with amino-acid sequence MAREKFERSKPHVNVGTIGHVDHGKTTLTAAITTVLAVRSGSGTAQAFDQIDNAPEERERGITIATSHVEYETENRHYAHVDCPGHADYVKNMITGAAQMDGSILVVSAADGPMPQTREHILLSNQVGVEHIVVFLNKVDMVDDEELLELVEMEVRELLSEYNFPGDDVPVVAGSALRALEDPEGEYGDKILELMAAVDEFVPTPERDNAKPFLMPVEDVFTITGRGTVATGRVERGTITVGDEIEIVGMAEETKKTTVTGVEMFRKLLDSAEAGDNIGALLRGVDREQIQRGQVLAKPGSVNPHTKFEAQVYVLGKDEGGRHTPFFNGYRPQFYFRTTDVTGVIHLPEGTEMVMPGDNIEMTVELIAPIAIEDGTRFAIREGGRTVGAGAVTKITE; translated from the coding sequence ATGGCAAGAGAAAAGTTTGAGCGTTCTAAGCCCCACGTAAACGTGGGAACCATCGGTCACGTTGACCACGGTAAAACCACTTTGACTGCAGCTATCACCACTGTATTGGCAGTACGTAGCGGTAGCGGTACTGCGCAAGCATTTGATCAAATCGATAACGCTCCTGAAGAAAGAGAGCGTGGGATTACGATCGCAACCTCGCACGTAGAATACGAAACTGAAAACCGTCACTATGCTCACGTTGACTGCCCAGGTCACGCTGACTACGTGAAAAACATGATCACCGGTGCGGCACAAATGGACGGTTCCATCTTGGTTGTATCCGCAGCTGATGGTCCAATGCCACAAACCCGTGAGCACATCTTGCTCTCTAACCAAGTAGGCGTTGAACATATCGTTGTCTTCTTGAACAAAGTAGATATGGTTGACGATGAAGAGTTGTTGGAACTCGTTGAAATGGAAGTTCGTGAACTTCTTTCCGAGTACAACTTCCCTGGTGACGATGTACCTGTAGTTGCAGGTTCCGCACTACGCGCTTTGGAAGATCCAGAAGGCGAGTATGGCGATAAAATTCTCGAATTGATGGCGGCTGTGGACGAGTTCGTTCCAACCCCAGAACGTGATAATGCAAAGCCTTTCTTGATGCCTGTTGAGGACGTATTCACCATTACGGGTCGTGGTACCGTTGCTACCGGTCGTGTAGAGCGTGGAACCATCACCGTAGGTGACGAAATCGAAATCGTAGGTATGGCTGAAGAAACCAAAAAAACCACCGTTACTGGTGTAGAGATGTTCCGTAAGCTTCTTGATTCCGCTGAAGCTGGCGATAACATTGGTGCGCTTCTGCGTGGTGTTGACCGTGAACAAATCCAGCGTGGTCAAGTATTGGCCAAGCCAGGTTCGGTAAACCCACACACCAAGTTTGAAGCACAAGTATACGTACTTGGCAAGGATGAAGGTGGACGTCACACCCCGTTCTTTAACGGTTACCGTCCACAGTTCTACTTCCGTACCACGGACGTAACAGGTGTTATCCACTTGCCAGAAGGTACCGAAATGGTAATGCCTGGTGACAACATCGAAATGACCGTTGAATTGATCGCGCCAATCGCGATTGAAGACGGTACTCGCTTCGCGATTCGCGAAGGTGGCCGCACCGTAGGTGCTGGTGCCGTAACCAAAATCACCGAGTAA
- a CDS encoding ABC transporter permease — MANLIRLIQNENMKTYRRIGTLVMIGLILLASLAHAMLSKHQATGSVFGDIKVNNEWQESLKEENNHLQQSLNNSEDLPADVMEQWEEQIALNQYRLDHDLPPTESTFWGFMNQSVGLVTLIILFTVIVSSISIAGEFSWGTIKLLLIRSASRSKILLSKYISSFLFALSLLLLTFISSFLFGALLFGFDQVDSAKLLYQDGKVIEKSMIASVLGEYGLATISLLIIVTFAFAISSIFRSSAVAIGTSIFLMFASQPVIVIASIQDINFVKYYFLANTDLSIYLSNSPPYFDGQTLSFSLAILAIHWIIFIAVSWIVFNKRDIAA, encoded by the coding sequence TTGGCTAATTTAATCCGGCTTATTCAAAATGAAAACATGAAAACATACCGTCGCATCGGAACGTTGGTCATGATTGGCCTTATTCTTCTCGCTTCTCTCGCACATGCTATGCTTAGCAAGCATCAAGCGACCGGTTCCGTCTTTGGCGATATTAAGGTAAACAATGAATGGCAAGAGTCACTTAAAGAAGAGAACAACCATTTACAACAGAGCCTAAATAACTCTGAAGACCTACCTGCCGATGTTATGGAGCAATGGGAAGAACAGATTGCTCTCAATCAATATCGACTCGACCATGATCTTCCACCGACAGAGTCTACATTCTGGGGCTTTATGAATCAGTCTGTCGGCCTCGTTACACTTATCATCTTGTTTACGGTTATCGTCTCTTCCATCAGTATCGCTGGAGAGTTTTCTTGGGGCACCATCAAGCTCCTTCTGATTCGTTCAGCTTCTCGTAGCAAGATTTTACTCTCTAAATACATCTCATCATTTCTGTTTGCGCTTAGCCTTCTCTTACTCACTTTTATTAGCTCTTTTCTCTTTGGGGCCCTCCTCTTTGGCTTTGATCAAGTAGATTCAGCAAAACTGTTATATCAAGATGGCAAAGTGATTGAGAAGAGTATGATCGCAAGTGTGCTTGGAGAATATGGATTAGCTACGATTTCTCTACTCATCATTGTAACGTTCGCATTTGCCATTTCGAGTATTTTCCGTAGCAGTGCTGTCGCTATTGGTACATCTATCTTCCTAATGTTTGCCAGTCAACCTGTCATCGTCATCGCCTCTATCCAAGATATAAACTTTGTAAAGTATTACTTCCTAGCCAATACCGATTTAAGTATATATCTATCCAATTCACCACCTTACTTCGACGGGCAAACATTATCATTTTCACTCGCTATCCTCGCTATCCATTGGATCATTTTTATTGCCGTCTCTTGGATTGTCTTTAACAAACGTGATATCGCAGCTTAA
- a CDS encoding ABC transporter ATP-binding protein: MQKQPVLQLQHLTKKIGKKTIIHDLSMDIYPGEVFGFLGPNGAGKTTTIRMIVGLMGMTSGKVIINGINLKQDFAKAISQVGAIVENPELYPFLTGHQNLVHYWRMCSGVNRRRINHVIRLVGLEKRIHEKVKTYSLGMRQRLGLAQALLHSPSVLILDEPTNGLDPAGIREIRQYLRKLTKEENIAIIVSSHLLSEMEMMCDRIGIIQEGKLVDIKEIREFVSAETEQKIMLEVEPIAEAKRLLATYLPDQKPVLTDDGLQLALQREQIPELVHLLVSHQIAIYSIQPTTLTLEDKFLEVTGGTNIG; encoded by the coding sequence ATGCAGAAGCAACCGGTCTTACAGTTACAACATTTAACCAAGAAAATCGGGAAAAAGACCATTATTCACGATCTTAGTATGGATATATATCCGGGTGAGGTGTTTGGTTTTCTTGGTCCCAATGGGGCGGGGAAAACGACAACCATACGCATGATTGTTGGTCTGATGGGGATGACCAGTGGGAAAGTGATCATTAATGGTATCAATTTGAAACAAGACTTTGCAAAAGCGATTTCCCAAGTGGGAGCCATTGTTGAAAACCCAGAACTGTATCCCTTTCTAACGGGGCATCAAAATCTCGTTCATTATTGGCGTATGTGTAGCGGGGTCAACCGACGGCGAATCAATCACGTGATACGTCTCGTTGGATTGGAAAAACGTATCCACGAAAAAGTAAAAACCTACTCGTTAGGGATGAGACAACGTCTAGGTCTAGCACAAGCACTTTTACATTCTCCTTCGGTACTGATTCTGGACGAGCCTACCAACGGCTTAGATCCCGCTGGAATTCGCGAGATTCGTCAATACTTGCGCAAACTAACCAAGGAAGAAAATATTGCGATCATCGTCTCTAGTCACCTCCTCTCCGAGATGGAGATGATGTGTGACCGTATCGGTATCATTCAGGAAGGAAAGTTGGTTGATATTAAGGAGATTAGAGAATTTGTCTCCGCTGAAACAGAACAAAAAATCATGTTAGAAGTAGAGCCGATCGCAGAGGCAAAGCGATTACTCGCTACTTATCTTCCAGACCAAAAGCCCGTTCTTACAGACGATGGCTTGCAGCTTGCTCTTCAACGCGAGCAAATTCCTGAGCTTGTTCACCTCCTTGTCAGCCATCAAATTGCGATCTACAGCATCCAACCAACAACACTTACACTTGAAGATAAATTTTTAGAAGTGACAGGAGGGACGAACATTGGCTAA